Proteins co-encoded in one Octopus bimaculoides isolate UCB-OBI-ISO-001 chromosome 9, ASM119413v2, whole genome shotgun sequence genomic window:
- the LOC106868296 gene encoding uncharacterized protein LOC106868296, with product MVDTGSSCSIWPLRLTADGPKRSAIVLHAIDSSSIATFDQISLRLDINLCRDFQWVFVVAEIPHPILGADFLDNFNLLIDVRRQRLVDGSMSLSTSAKTTTNAVLSSSFFVATAGDAFHSLLASFPELVDQTFHSTKPTHLTLHYITTTGPPVFSRPHPFAMCEITMRLMMAN from the coding sequence ATGGTTGATACCGGTTCTTCTTGCAGTATTTGGCCTCTTCGTCTCACTGCAGATGGGCCTAAGCGTTCTGCCATTGTTTTGCATGCAATTGACTCATCTTCCATTGCTACATTTGATCAGATTTCTTTACGCCTGGATATCAATCTTTGTCGAGATTTTCAATGGGTTTTTGTCGTAGCTGAGATACCGCATCCTATTCTGGGAGCGGACTTTTTGGACAATTTTAATCTATTGATAGATGTCAGGAGACAGAGACTCGTTGATGGTTCTATGTCTTTGTCTACATCTGCAAAGACCACTACCAATGCTGTTCTGAGTTCTTCATTTTTTGTTGCCACTGCTGGTGATGCATTTCACTCACTCTTAGCTTCTTTTCCAGAGCTAGTAGATCAGACTTTTCATTCAACAAAACCTACTCACTTGACCCTCCACTATATTACCACCACTGGGCCACCTGTTTTTTCACGCCCGCATCCATTTGCTATGTGCGAGATCACAATGAGGCTCATGATGGCAAACTAG
- the LOC106868290 gene encoding zinc finger protein 271-like, with protein sequence MENEIYGSQQKCGAQSKGIESSGEKLTNTGKISYHSDIYKVSFTEKRDLTTPKCINSEKKHYCCDICGKSFSQTYGLTSHKRIHTGEKPYRCDICGKSFSQTCGLTSHKRIHTGEKPYHCDVCGKSFPQTCGLISHKRIHTGEKPYHCEICGKSFSVNSTLTKHRRIHTGEKPYHCDTCGYSCSEKGALTQHRRVHTGVKPYHCDICGKSFVKRSSLTSHKVIHTGEVIHIKKPFHCDICGKSFSSNTNLTVHKRVHTGEKPYHCYVCDKSFAQSNDLTKHKRIHTGEKPYQCNICGKSFSACTQLIIHKRVHTGKKPYCCDTCGKSFSQSNSLISHKRIHTGEKPYCCAICGKSFSHRNSFANHQRIHKGQKPYNCDICGKSFLRNDYLTNHKHIHTGEKPYCCDICGKSFSLYCQIRIHKRIHTGEKPYRCDICGKSFPQICGLTSHKRIHTGEKPYQCDICDKSFTVNSTLTKHKLIHTGMKPYHCDICGKSFSGSSNLTKHKRVHTGEKPYCCDVCGKFFSEQGALSNHKRIHTGEKPFNCEVCGKSFSCNSYLTVHKRIHTGEKPYHCDICGKSFSAGSKLTRHKRIHTGEKPYHCDICGKSYSKKCSLTTHVCTHRKD encoded by the coding sequence atGGAGAATGAAATATATGGCAGCCAACAAAAATGCGGAGCTCAGTCAAAAGGCATTGAGTCATCTGGTGAGAAGCTGACAAATACAGGGAAAATATCATATCACTCTGATATTTATAAAGTGTCATTCACTGAAAAAAGGGATCTAACTACTCCCAAATGTATTAATAGTGAAAAGAAGCATTattgttgtgatatctgtggtaaatcattctcccaaaCATATGGATTAacttctcacaaacgtattcatacaggagagaaaccctatcgctgtgatatctgtggtaaatcattctcacaaacATGTGGATTGacttctcacaaacgtattcatacaggagagaaaccctatcactgtgatgtctgtggtaaatcattcccacAAACATGTGGATTAAtttctcacaaacgtattcatacaggagagaaaccctatcactgtgagatctgtggtaaatcattctctgtaaatagTACTTTAACTAAACAtagacgcattcatacaggagagaagccatatcactgtgatacttGTGGTTATTCATGCTCAGAAAAAGGTGCTTTAACTCAACACAGACGTGTTCATACAGGTgtgaaaccatatcattgtgatatctgtggcaaatcattcgtTAAAAGAAGTTCTTTAACATCACACAAAGTTATTCATACAGGGGAAGTTATTCATATCAAGAAGccttttcactgtgatatctgtggaaagtcATTCTCCTCAAACACTAACTTAACTgttcacaaacgtgttcatacaggtgaaaagccatatcactgttaTGTATGTGACAAATCATTTGCTCAGTCTAATGatttaactaaacataaacgcattcatacaggagagaaaccatatcagtgtaatatttgtggtaaatctttctctgcaTGTACTCAGTTAATTATtcataaacgtgttcatacaggaaagaaaccatattgttgtgatacttgtggtaaatctttctctcagagTAATAGCTTAATTTcccataaacgtattcatacaggggagaagccatactGCTGTgctatatgtggtaaatcattctcccatAGAAATTCTTTTGCTAACCACCAGCGTATTCACAAAGGACAGAAGCCCTacaactgtgatatctgtggtaaatcattcttacGAAATGATTATTTAACTAaccataaacacattcatacaggagagaaaccatattgttgtgatatttgtggtaaatcattctctctgtATTGTCAAATAAGgattcataaacgtattcatacaggagaaaagccctatcgttgtgacatctgtggtaaatcatttccaCAAATATGTGGATTAAcatctcacaaacgtattcatacaggagaaaaaccatatcagtgtgatatctgtgataaatcattcactGTAAATAGTACCTTAACAAAACACAAGCTTATACATACAGGAATGAAgccctatcactgtgatatctgtggtaaatctttctctggtAGTAGtaacttgactaaacacaaacgtgttcatacaggagaaaaaccctattgctgtgatgtctgtggtaaattcTTTTCTGAACAAGGTGCCTTAAGCaatcataaacgcattcatacaggagagaagccatttaaTTGTGaggtctgtggtaaatcattttcttgtAATAGTTACTTAACTgtacataaacgcattcatacaggtgagaagccatatcactgtgatatctgtggtaaatcattctctgcaggTAGTAAATTAACTagacataaacgcatacatacaggagagaagccatatcactgtgatatctgtggaaaatcatatTCTAAAAAATGTTCCTtaactacacatgtatgtactcaTAGAAAAGACTAA